In the genome of Pseudomonas sp. Teo4, the window AGCAGCCCCGACAGTCTCAACCCAGAGACAGCCACGCCAAGACTTCAAATATAATCCTTTTAAATCAACAACTTATATAATTGGCACGATTCCCGCTATCCCCTGGTCACCGATAAAAACAAGACTCACCCAGGAGATTTACCCCGATGACCGTGCTCATCGCAATGGCCGCCCTGGCCCTGCTGATGCTGGCCGCCTACCGCGGCTACAGCGTAATCCTGTTCGCCCCCATCGCCGCCCTCGGCGCGGTGCTGCTCACTGACCCAGCCGCCGTGGCCCCCGCATTCACCGGGGTGTTCATGGAGAAAATGGTCGGCTTCATCAAGCTCTACTTCCCGGTGTTCCTGCTAGGTGCGGTGTTCGGCAAGCTGATCGAGCTGTCGGGCTTCTCGCGCTCGATCGTCGCGGCTGCCATTCGCCTGCTCGGCACCCGTCAGGCGATGCTGGTGATCGTGCTGGTCTGCGCCTTGCTCACCTACGGCGGCGTGTCGCTGTTCGTGGTGGTGTTTGCGGTCTACCCGTTCGCCGCCGAAATGTTCCGCCAAAGCGATATTCCCAAGCGGCTGATTCCGGCGACCATCGCCCTGGGCGCGTTCTCATTCACCATGGACGCGCTGCCAGGCACCCCGCAGATCCAGAACATCATCCCCAGCACGTTCTTCAACACCACCGCCTGGGCAGCGCCCTGGCTGGGCCTGATCGGCACGTTGTTCGTGTTCTGCACCGGCATGCTCTACCTGCAACGCCAGCGCAACAAGGCCCAGCGTGCCGGCGAAGGCTACGGCAACGACCTGCGCAACGAACCGGAAACCGCCGCCGACCTGACCTTGCCCAACCCTTGGCTGGCCCTGTCGCCGCTGGTGCTGGTGGGGGTGATGAACCTGCTGTTCACCCACTGGATTCCACAGTGGTACGGCCCCAGCCACACCCTGCAACTGCCGGGCATGAGCGCACCGGTCAATAGTGACGTGGCCAAGCTCACGGCGATCTGGGCGGTGCAGGCAGCGTTGCTGGTGGGCATCGTGATGGTGCTGGTGTGCGCCTTTGGCGCCATCCGCACGCGCCTGGCCGAGGGCACCAAGAGCGCGGTCGGTGGCGCACTGCTGGCGGCCATGAACACTGCCTCGGAGTACGGCTTCGGCGCGGTGATCGCATCGCTGCCAGGCTTTCTGGTGCTGGCCGACGCCCTGCGCGCCATCCCCAACCCGCTGGTCAACGAAGCCATCACCGTCACCCTGCTGGCGGGCATCACCGGCTCGGCCTCCGGCGGCATGAGCATTGCCCTGGCGGCCATGAGCGAAAGCTTCATCGCCGCCGCCCACGCCGCCAACATTCCGCTGGAGGTGCTGCACCGGGTGGCCGCCATGGCCAGCGGCGGCATGGACACCCTGCCGCACAATGGCGCGGTGATCACCTTGCTGGCGGTGACGGGCCTGACCCACCGCGAAGCCTATAAAGACATCTTCGGCATCACTTTGATCAAGACCCTGGCGGTATTCGTGGTCATCGCCACGTTCTACGCCACCGGCATCGTTTAAGGAGCTTTACATGACGCTCAACGGCAAGACTGCACTCGTCACCGGTTCCACCAGCGGCATTGGCCTGGGCATCGCCCAGGTACTGGCCCGTGCTGGCGCCAACATCGTGCTCAACGGTTTCGGCGACCCAGCGCCCGCCCTGGCGGAGATCGGCCGCCACGGCGTCAGGGTGGTGCACCACCCGGCGGATTTGTCCGATGTGGCCCAGATCGAAGCGCTGTTCGCCCTGGCCGAACGCGAATTTGGCGGCGTCGATATTCTGGTCAACAACGCCGGTATCCAGCATGTGGCGCCGGTGGACCAGTTCCCGGTGGAAAGCTGGGACAAGATCATCGCCCTGAACCTGTCGGCGGTGTTCCACGGTACCCGCCTGGCACTGCCGGGCATGCGCCAGCGCGACTGGGGGCGGATCATCAACATCGCCTCGGTGCACGGGCTGGTCGGCTCTACCGGCAAAGCCGCTTACGTGGCGGCCAAGCACGGCGTGGTCGGGCTGACCAAGGTGGTGGGCCTGGAAACCGCCACCAGCAACGTCACCTGCAATGCGATCTGCCCCGGTTGGGTACTGACACCACTGGTGCAGAAGCAGATCGACGACCGTGCCGCCAAGGGCGGCGACCCGCTGCAGGCACAATACGACTTGTTGGCCGAGAAACAACCTTCATTGGCCTTCGTCACTCCCGAGCACCTGGGTGAACTGGTATTGTTCCTGTGCAGCGAGGCCGCAAGCCAGGTCCGCGGCGCCGCCTGGAATGTCGATGGTGGCTGGCTGGCCCAGTAAAGTGGGCGGCCTGGGCCTGGCGGTGGTCTTGCACCCGTTCGATTGCAAGGAGGCCGTATGCGCCATACCCGTCTGTTCGCGATGTTTTCCCTGACCCTGACCATGGCCGCACCGGCGATGGCCGCCAAACTCGAAGATGTCGCGCCCTACCCCGAAGCCGAAAAAGGCTTCACCCGGCAGGTGATCCACCTGCCGGCCCAGCCCGATGAATCGGCCCACACCCTGGAAATCCTGGCGGGCAAGACCCTGCAGGTGGACTGCAACCGCCAGCGCCTGGCAGGCAGCCTGGAAGAAAAAACGCTGCAAGGCTGGGGCTACAGCTACTACCGCCTGGAAAAGGTCGGCGGCCCGGCCAGTACCCTGATGGCCTGCCCGGATGGCAAGAAGACCGAAGCCTTCGTGCCGGTGGTCGGTGAAGGCTTCATGGTCCGTTACAACAGCAAGCTGCCGGTGGTGGTGTATGTGCCGGAAGGTGTCGAGGTGCGCTACCGCGTATGGTCGGCATCGCCGGACGTACAAAAGGCTAAAGTGGAGTAAGAGGACCACAGTCGGGGCCGCTTTGCGGCCCAATCGCAGGCTTCGCCAGCTCCCACCGGTTAAGTTGTAGCGCTGTAGGAGCTGGCGAAGCCTGCGATGGACTGCAAAGCAGTCCCATTACCCGATCGCAGCGGAGGTTCGGCATGAACGATGTGCTCTGGCGCCCCTCCACGGCGCAGATCGAGGCCAGCCGGATGGATGCATTCCGCCGCCGGGTCAACCTGCGCTACAACCTGCAACTCAATGACTACCCGGCACTGTATCGCTGGAGCATCGAGCACCGCGCCGACTTCTGGCGCACCCTGGCCGAGTACTTCCATGTGCACTGGCACACACCTGCCACCCAAGTGCTGAGCGAAGGGCCGCAGATGCCCGATGCCCAGTGGTTTGCCGGTGCTACCCTGAACTTCGCTGAACACTTGCTGCATCGGCGGGATGACCGCCCGGCGCTGGTCAGCGTGCGCGAAGATGGCCAGCGCCTGGTGCTCACCCATGCGCAATTGGCCAGCCATGTCGCCGGGCTGCAAAAGGCGTTCAAGGCTGCAGGCATCACCGCTGGCGACCGGGTGGCGGCGATCATGCCCAACACCTGGGAAACCCTGGTGGCGATGCTCGCCTGCAGCAGCCTTGGGGCGGTGTGGTCCACGTCATCACCCGAGTTCGGCCTGCACGGCATCATCGACCGCTTCGGGCAAATCGAGCCCAAGCTGCTGGTTGCCTGTGCCGGTTACCAATACGCTGGCAAGACAATCGACCAGGTGGACAAGATCAACCAGGTCTGCGCCCAGCTGCCGGGCCTCAAGCAGTTGCTCGTGGTGCCTTACACCCGCACGCAGACTCGCACCGATGAGTTCACCGCCGCCAACGTGAGCCTATGGGACGACTTCTACCAGGCCGGCGGCTCGCCCAGCTTCACCCCACTGCCTTTCGACCACCCGCTGTACATTCTGTATTCGAGCGGTACCACGGGGGTGCCCAAGTGCATCGTTCACCGCGCTGGCGGCGTGCTGTTGCAGCACCTCAAGGAACATGGCCTGCACAATGACCTGAAGGCCGACGATGTGCTGTTCTACTACACCACCTGCGGCTGGATGATGTGGAACTGGCTGGCCAGCGGCCTGGCGGTGGGTGCCACCCTGGTGTTGTATGACGGCTCACCGTTCCACCCCGGCCCCGAGCGCCTGCTCGACCTCATCGATGCCGAAGGCATCCGCGCTTTCGGCACCAGCGCCAAGTACCTGGCTGCGCTGGAGCAGGAAGGCCTGGAGCCGAAAAGCAGCCATCGCCTCGACAGCCTGCGCCTGATCATGTCCACTGGCTCGCCGCTGTCCCCGCACAGTTACGACTACGTCTACGGCAAGATCAAGGCCGACCTGTGCCTGGCCTCGATGTCGGGCGGTACCGACATCGTCTCGTGCTTCGTGCTGGGCAACCCGACCTTGCCGGTGCGCCGTGGTGAAATCCAGTGCAAGGGCCTTGGCATGGCGGTCGAAGTATGGGACGAGCACGGCCAGCCGATCACCGGCGAGAAAGGTGAGCTGGTGTGCACCCAGCACTTCCCCTGCATGCCACTGGGGTTCTGGAGAGACACCGACGGCAGCCGTTACCACGACGCCTACTTCAGCCAGTTCCCCGGGGTCTGGGCCCAGGGCGACTATGCCGAGCAATGCCCCAGTGGTGGCCTGATAATCCACGGCCGTTCCGATGCGGTGCTCAACCCAGGCGGTGTGCGCATCGGCACGGCGGAAATCTACCGCCAGGTGGAAAAGGTCGAGCAGGTGCTGGAAAGCGTCGCCATCGGCCAGGACTGGCACGGCGATGTAAGGGTGGTACTGTTCGTCCGCCTGCGCGACGGCCTGCAACTGGATGACGACCTGCGCCAGCGCATCCGCCAGGTGATCCGCCAGTACACCACGCCGCGTCATGTCCCGGCAGTCATCGCCCAGGTCACCGACATTCCCCGCACCATCAGCGGCAAGCTGGTGGAACTGGCGATTCGCAACGTGGTGCACGGGCGGCCGGTGAAAAATACCGATGCCCTGGCCAACCCCGAGGCACTGGAGCAGTTTCGCGACCGCACGGAGTTGCGCGATCAGGCATAATGGCGCCCTTTTTTGCCCCGAAGCACAGGTGTTCCCATGAAAGCTCAAGCCCGCCATATCCTGGTCAAGACCGCTGAAGAAGCCGAGAAGCTCAAGCAGCGTATCGCCAACGGCGAGGCCTTCGACGTGCTGGCCAAGAAGTTCTCCACCTGCCCATCGGGCAAACGCGGTGGCGACTTGGGTGAAGTACGGCCGGGGCAACTGGTGGGGGCAGTCGACCAGGTGATCTTCAAGAAACCCCTGCGCGTGGTGCACGGGCCGATCAAAACCAAGTTTGGTTACCACCTGGTGCAAACCTTCTATCGCGACTGACACAGCGTTATTGACGGCTGGCCACCTGGTAATTCTGCCAGTTGTCGCGTAACAGGCAATTTCCTACAAAGCAGGCAGGGCCGAGGCCGTGCCCATGAGCACGGTCCCAGGTAGTGGTCCGTTCAAATGGACACGGAGACCTGCCGATGCGTTATCCACGCCTGCTTGCACCTGCTGCCTTTCCCCTGCTCACCCTGCCGCTGTTCGTCCATGCCCAGTCCCTGACGGTAGTCCCCGGCGATAGCCTTGGGGCGGTCGCACAGAGCCAGGCAGTCGACGATTTCAAAATGACCGGAGGGTCCCTGCAGTCCCTGAACCAAGGGCAAGGCTACGACACCTTCGAAATGAGCGACGGGCGCATCGTTGGCGCATTCGAGGATGGCGACCGAGCCATTTTCTCCGGTGGCCGCATCGGCCGGGTGGACCTCAAGCTTGCCGACAACTACTTCGAGATGTCCCAGGACACGGCGGTCGAAACCCGCATTGACGGGAACCTGGTCAGCGGCTTTGGCAATGACACCATCATCCTTCGCGGCGGTACCATCGGCGGCAACATCAGCACCAGCGGTGGCGTGGACAACATCACCGTCAGCGGCGGCGAATTGCGGGGCAACGTGTTGGCCAGCACAGGCAACGACGTCTTCACCTGGTCTGGAGGACGTATCGCCGGCCGCGTGGACCTCGGCATTGGCGATGACCGGGCGCTGCTCGCAGGGTTGCCCAGTGACCGATTGACCATCCAACTAGACGGTGGCGCCGGCAACGACAACCTGACCTTCGACGCCAGCCAGGTGAACGGCGGCGCGCAGTACTTGAACTGGGAACAGGTCGACCTGAACAACGCCAGCAACCTGGCCCTGGACGACACGTTGGTACTGGGTGATGCCTCCAGCGGCACCGGAACCCTGAACATCGACGCCAGCAGCACCCTCGCCTCGCGCCAAGGCACGCTGGCCCCCTTTACCCCTGAGCAACGAGCAACGCTGAACAACGCCGGCACCCTCGACCTGAGCGGCGGCAACGACGCCCAGGGCCGCCTGACCGTACAAGGCAATTACCAGGGCAACAATGGCGTGCTTCGCCTGAACAGCGTGCTGGCCGGCGACGACGCCGCATCTGACCGCCTGGTGGTCAGCCAGGGCAGCATCAGCGGCACCACCAACCTGAACATCACCAACCTAGGCGGGACGGGCGCAGCAACCCAGGCCAACGGCATTCAGGTGGTCGAGGCCCGGGACGGTGCGACCAGTACCGCTACAGCCTTTACCCAAACCCAGACGCTCTCGGTGGGCGCCTATGACTACCGCTTGTTCAAAGGTGGGGTAACGGCGGGCAGCGAAAACAGCTGGTATCTGCGTTCGACGCTGGTGGCAGCGCCCGCACCCACTAGCGTGCCCGACCCTGAACAGCCCGACCCTGAGGTGCCCCCGGCAGTGACGCCGCCAGTTGCCGCGCCCGCACCAGGGCAACCCGACCTGCCAGCGCCCGTGGCCGGCTTGAGCATTCCGTTGTACCGCCCGGAAGTTCCTGTCTACGCCGCAGCCCCAAGGGGCGCTGCGATCATCGCCCGGCAAGCCTTGGGTACCTTCCACCAGCGTCAAGGCGACCAACAACTGCTCAGCAATCAGGGCGGATTGTCCGCCAGCTGGGGCCAGGCCTACGGCGGCACACTGCGCCAGCACTGGAGCGGGACCGTCAGCCCGAGCCTGGATGGCGACCTGTATGGCTTCAAGGTCGGCCAGGACCTGTACGCTGTGCTCAACGACAACAGCTACCGCCAGCATGTCGGTGTGTACGTCAGCCATAGCCGGCTGGAGGCTGACGTCAAGGGCTTCGCCCTGGCCCTGGAGGACCGCAGTGTCGGTGACCTGAAGCTTGATGGCGACAGCCTGGGCGCCTACTGGACCCTGGTGGGGCCACAGCACTGGTACGTCGACGCCGTGCTGCAGTACACCGACCTCGACGGCCGCGCACGCTCGAATCGCGGCGACAAACTGAACATCGACGGCAACGCCTGGACCGCCTCACTGGAGTCCGGTTACCCGTTCACCATTTCCGAGCACTGGACGCTTGAACCGCAGGCACAGTTGATCGCCCAGAAAGTCTCGTTGGACAGCGCAAACGATAGCGTCTCGCACATAAGCCATGATGCGCAGGTGGAGTTGACCGGGCGGCTTGGCGCACGCCTTGAAGGCTCGTTCGCAGGCTCCAGCGCACGCCTGCTGCAGCCCTATGCACAGCTCAACCTGTGGCACGGCGACGGGGGCCGCGACACCTTGACCTTCGATGGCGTGGACAAGATCAAGACCGACTACCGCTACACCTCGGCGCAGCTCGAAGCTGGGCTGGTGGCGCAGGTGAATGCAGCGTTGAGCCTGCATGGCGGTGTGCAGTACAGCACCAACCTCGACAGCCGCCAGCAGGAAGCCAGCGGCGTCAATCTGGGCATGCGCTGGCAGTTCTAGCGGCGCGCCGCCAGCAACCCGAGGCCGGCGCAGCCAAGCAAGGAAGCGCTGACTCGGTTGAACAACCGACGCGGCCCCGGCTGGTTGAACCAACGCTGCATGTAGGCGCCCAGCCCCGCGTAGATGGCGATGGCGGCCCATTCCAGCAGCAGGAACAGCACGCCCAGCCAAAGGAACTGTTCGCTCACCGGGGTGGCGCTGCCCACCGACACGAACTGCGGCAGGAAGGCGGTGAAGATCAAGATGGCCTTGGGGTTGCCTGCCGCTACCCAGAACTCCTGGCGGGCCAGGCGCCAGGTGCCGCGCGGATGGTCACTGGCGACCACCGCCTCGCCCACCGGGGCACGCCACAGCTGCCAGGCGATGTAGAACAGGTATGCCGCGCCCACCACCTTGATCGCCAGGAACAGGTACTCGCTGGTATGCAGCACCACGGCCAGGCCCATGGCCGCCAGCGCGATCATGCCGCTGAAGGCGACGATGCGCCCACCGCCGGCCACGCAGGCCGTGCGCAGGCCATAGCGGCTGGCGTTGTGTAGCGACAGCAGGTTGTTCGGCCCGGGTGCCATGTTCAGGGCAAAGCAGGCGGGAATGAATAACAGCAGGCTCGACAGGTCCATTCTTGTTCTCCTAGACATCAGGCGCTCATTTCGGCGTTTACCCGCGCCTGGGTCAAGGTACAGCCATGGGAAAAAACTGTATGGTCGCCCCAGTGACCTCGGCGCTGCTAAGCTGCCGGCTTGATCAAGGAGCCAACCATGCCCGCTTCCCCCGCGCTGTGGCGCGATGCGGCGCTGCCTTTTGTCGAAAGCCGCCGCGCCTGCGATAGCCGTGCCTGTTACAAGGCCCATAGCCACCCCACCTTCTCCATCGGCGCAGTGGATGCCGGTAGCAGCTATTTCACCGGGGCCGGGGCCGGGCAAGCGCACCTTACACCTGGCACCCTGGTGCTGGTTCCGGCGCAGCGCGTGCATGCCTGCAACCCCGAGCCTGGCCAGGCCTGGAGCTACCAGATGCTGCATGTGGACGCCCACTGGCTGGCGCAACTGCGCCTGGAGTCTGGGCTTGCCGCGGCGGAGCCTGGGGCACCTGCACGCATCAGCCGGAACCCCGCGCTGTACCGTGAGTTCTGCGAGTTGAATGGGCTGCTGTTCTCCAAGGCCAGCACAGCGGAAAAGGAAGCGGCACTGGTGGCCTTCCTCGGCGACCATGACTTTTCCGTGCACCCGCCGCTGCATCCGGCACCTGCACCGTCACTGGATGCACCTACCCTGCGCCGGCTGATCGCGCGTATCGAGGCTGACGACCCGGCCGAACTGAGCCTGGGTTCGATGGCCGAACTGGCGGGCCTGGGCCGTTATCAGCTGATCCGCGCCTTTCGCGCCGCCACCGGCCTGACGCCCCATGCCTACCTGTTGAACGCACGCATCAACCGAGGCCGGCACTGGCTGGCCCAGGGGCATGAGCTGGCCGAAGTGGCATACCGCCTGGGGTTTGCTGACCAGAGCCATTTCCAGCGAGTGTTCAAGGCCCATGTGGGCGTCACCCCGGGGCAGTACCGGGCCCCGCAATAATCTTCAATACGCGCCATCGGCGTCGACGCCAGACTCGGGTTTTGCCAACCCAGGTAGCCCCGTCTCATGGAGCAGTTTCTGATCGTCGCTTTCGCTCACTTCCTGGCCCTGCTTTCGCCTGGCCCGGACTTCTTCCTGGTGGCGCGCAGTTCGGTGTCCGCTGGCTGGCGGGTTGCCAGCGGCGCATGCCTGGGTATCGCTCTGGCCAACGGGGTGTTTATCGTCAGCGCCTTCGCCGGCCTTGCCATTCTGCGCGATGGCGGCGCCCTGTTCATCGCATTGCAAGTGGCGGGGGCAGGTTATCTACTGTACATCGGCACGCTGTTTCTGCGCCACGCTGGGCAGACCCAGCTGGCAACGGTGGGTGAACCCACGGCGGTCAGCGGCTGGTGGCGCTGTATGGGCATGGGCTTTGTGTCCGGTATCCTCAACCCCAAGAACGCCCTGTTCTATGCAAGCCTGGCCAGCATGGTCGCCAGCAGCAGCGGCGCATGGAAAACCGTCTATGCCGGCTGGATGTTCAGCATCGTGCTGGCCTGGGACCTGCTGGTAGCCATAGCCATCGGCAATCGCAGGGTGCTCAGGCGCTTCGCCCGCGCCTTGCCGTGGCTGGAACGGCTCAGTGGAGCCTTGCTGATCACGCTAGCCATGGCGCTGCTCGGCCACCTGGTGTCGGGTTGACCAAGGTCAGTGTATGCAGGTCCATCAGGCTGAAATGGCCTCGGCTCCAACCGCCGGTATCCAGGTGCCAGACATTGCCCAGCAACGTGGCCTCACGCAAGGGCGTGTGCCCTACCAGCAGCGCCCGCAGCCCTTCCACGGTGTGGGTGTCGCCTTCCTGCAGGCGTTTGCGCGACCACTGGCAAAACTCGCAGACCTTGGGTTCGAGCACACCTTCGAGCTGAGCACGCAACTCGCTCCAGTCGGCGAACGGGCTGTCGGCGTGCAACAAGCCGACAAGGCCTTCGGCAGTCTGCACTTCAATGGCGATCGGCATGCGGACAAACGCCTCGACAAAACGCAGTTGCTCGGCCGTGGGCAAGTCGAGAAACCAACCGCCACCTGCGGTGCGATACATGTCCGGGTCCAGCCGACCACCGTTCAGGTGGTTCACCGCCAACGACTCGTGGTTACCTTGCACGGCATGGAACCAGGGCCGGGCCAGCCAATCCAGTACTGCTTCGCTTTCCGGGCCTCGGTCTACCAGGTCACCGACACTGAACAGGCGGTCGACCTCGGGGTCGAACCCTACCACTTCCAACAGGTGCTCAAGGCGGCTGAAATGCCCGTGGATATCACCCACAGCCAGGTCACGCCCCTTGGCATTGGCGGCTATCCGCCGAAACCGGCTCATTACACTATTCCTCTACGGCCGCGCACATGGCAGGCGTAAAATGGTCGTACACGCAGTCCGCCCCGGAGGTGCATCATGCGTACCGCCCTTGTGTGTGCCGTGCTCATGGCGCTTTCAGTAGATAGCATGGCACAAGGCACACAACCCATGCAGGTTCAGGTGCATTTTGATCACCCTGAGCACTTCCGTGATGCCAGCCTCGACAGCGCAGGTTACGAACGCGGCGCCGATGACTATGTCATGAAGACCTTGACCCAGTACCTGCAGAAGCTTGGCCAGCGCTACCTGCAACCTGGCCAGCAGCTGGTCATAGACATCCGTGACATCGACCTGGCCGGGCGCTTTGAACCCTGGCACAGCAATGCCTACGATGTGCGCTTCATGCGCGAGATCACCTGGCCAACCATCGACCTGACCTACACCCTGAGCCAACCCGGCCAGCCCGACAAGAAAGCCCAGGAACGGGTCAGCGACAAGATGTACCTCAGCCGCCCAGGACGGGTGGCCAGCAGCAGCGACCGCCTGTACGCGGAAAAAGCCATGCTCAACGACTGGTTCCGTCAACGTTTCGCAACACAACCAGCGTCCTGATTGTCTGTTCACTGGTACGGGAAAGCGCGCTGGTAGTATGCTCGGGGTTTGGATCCATACCAGGGACGGGCTTGCCATGAAACTCTGTGCCGTACAATTGGCGTCGCGCAAGGGCGACCTAGAGGGCAACCTCCAGCGCCATCGCTATTGCATCGAGCAGGCCGCGGCCCTCGGCGCCAGGCTCGTGGTGTTTCCCGAACTGTCCCTGACCGGTTACGAACCCACCCTGGCCCGCCAGCTGGCCCTGCCCGTCTCGTCGGCGCGGCTCGACCCGCTGCAGGCGTCGTGCGACCGCCATGGCATCACGGTCGCATTCGGCCTGCCGCTGCCGACACCCAACGGCATTCACATTGGCATGCCCATCCTGCGCCCCGGCGAACCGAGGCTGACCTATGCCAAACAGCGTCTGCACGACGACGAGCTACCGTTTTTCGCTGCCGCCATGCAAAGCCTGGTGTTCGAGGTGGACGAACAGCACATCGCGCCAGCCATCTGCTATGAATCCATGTTCATGGCCCATGCTGAAAAGGTCCGCGCCCAAGGGGCCGGTCTGTATCTGGTGAGCGTGGCCAAAACCGCCAAGGGTATCCGCGAAGGCTACGAGCATTACCCCGAAGTGGCCCGGCGCTTGAACATGCCCGTGCTGATGGCCAACTGTGTCGGGCCGGCCGACACCTTCATCGGTGCCGGCGGTTCTGCAGCCTGGGACAGCCACGGGAACCTGCTGGCAGCACTGGACGAGCGGACTGAGGGCCTGGTGATGATGGACCTCGCGACAGCCAGCGCCACTGCCCTGACGCTGCCAGACCTGCCTGCATGAAGTATCTGCTGCTTGCCCTGACAAGCTACAGCACCACCTACTACGTGGTCGGTTTGTTGATTCACGGCCAATTGGCCGACATCGCCGAAGGGCTTCGCCATCGACCGGATGCGCCGA includes:
- a CDS encoding metallophosphoesterase is translated as MSRFRRIAANAKGRDLAVGDIHGHFSRLEHLLEVVGFDPEVDRLFSVGDLVDRGPESEAVLDWLARPWFHAVQGNHESLAVNHLNGGRLDPDMYRTAGGGWFLDLPTAEQLRFVEAFVRMPIAIEVQTAEGLVGLLHADSPFADWSELRAQLEGVLEPKVCEFCQWSRKRLQEGDTHTVEGLRALLVGHTPLREATLLGNVWHLDTGGWSRGHFSLMDLHTLTLVNPTPGGRAAPWLA
- a CDS encoding DUF3016 domain-containing protein; its protein translation is MRTALVCAVLMALSVDSMAQGTQPMQVQVHFDHPEHFRDASLDSAGYERGADDYVMKTLTQYLQKLGQRYLQPGQQLVIDIRDIDLAGRFEPWHSNAYDVRFMREITWPTIDLTYTLSQPGQPDKKAQERVSDKMYLSRPGRVASSSDRLYAEKAMLNDWFRQRFATQPAS
- a CDS encoding carbon-nitrogen hydrolase family protein; this encodes MKLCAVQLASRKGDLEGNLQRHRYCIEQAAALGARLVVFPELSLTGYEPTLARQLALPVSSARLDPLQASCDRHGITVAFGLPLPTPNGIHIGMPILRPGEPRLTYAKQRLHDDELPFFAAAMQSLVFEVDEQHIAPAICYESMFMAHAEKVRAQGAGLYLVSVAKTAKGIREGYEHYPEVARRLNMPVLMANCVGPADTFIGAGGSAAWDSHGNLLAALDERTEGLVMMDLATASATALTLPDLPA